The following are from one region of the Spirochaetae bacterium HGW-Spirochaetae-1 genome:
- a CDS encoding two-component sensor histidine kinase, which yields MAETKISEDEAREYAESIINTIREPLIVLNQDLRVVSVSRSFYEVFKVNPEETVGQLIYDLGNKQWNIPGLRELLETILPKKATFDNYEVEHDFATIGRRIMLLDARQIQRVSGKERIILLAIEDITDRRKIEIGLERAHEELKDLAVELKRTARAKSEFLANMSHELRTPLNSINGFSEVLYDETFGPLNEKQKKYVNNVLTSGKHLLLLINQILDMAKVEAGKMKLALSSVPMKNLLNDISMLVENMVSKKKIEMLLEIDEDLPDIEADELKVKEIIYNLISNAVKFTPEGGKIGMRARKADSMIEVEVWDTGVGIAHENMEKIFEGFFRVDTPYSRVTEGTGLGLPLSKNLVELHGGKLSVKSAGLDKGTLVRFTLPVVSKMAV from the coding sequence CTGGCAGAGACTAAAATATCCGAAGATGAAGCCCGCGAATACGCCGAAAGCATCATCAACACCATCCGTGAACCATTAATCGTTCTTAATCAGGATTTAAGGGTTGTTTCCGTCAGCCGCTCCTTCTATGAAGTCTTTAAGGTAAATCCCGAAGAGACCGTGGGGCAGCTTATCTATGACCTGGGGAATAAACAGTGGAATATCCCCGGGCTGCGGGAACTGCTTGAAACCATCCTGCCCAAAAAAGCAACGTTTGATAATTATGAGGTTGAACACGATTTTGCTACAATTGGCCGGCGCATAATGCTTTTAGATGCCCGGCAGATTCAACGAGTGTCGGGAAAGGAACGGATAATCCTTCTGGCCATCGAGGATATCACGGATCGCAGGAAGATAGAAATTGGTCTGGAGAGAGCCCATGAAGAATTAAAGGATCTTGCCGTTGAGCTAAAACGCACGGCCCGGGCAAAATCTGAATTCCTGGCCAACATGTCGCATGAGCTCAGGACACCGCTTAACTCCATTAACGGTTTCTCCGAAGTGCTGTACGACGAGACTTTCGGACCGCTTAATGAGAAACAGAAGAAGTATGTTAATAATGTTTTAACCAGCGGAAAACACCTTCTCTTGCTGATAAATCAGATACTTGATATGGCGAAAGTTGAAGCCGGAAAGATGAAACTGGCTTTATCCAGTGTGCCCATGAAAAACTTACTAAATGATATATCGATGCTGGTAGAGAACATGGTGAGTAAAAAAAAGATAGAGATGCTGCTTGAAATAGATGAAGATCTGCCGGATATCGAGGCCGATGAACTCAAGGTCAAGGAGATAATCTACAACCTTATCTCAAACGCAGTCAAGTTTACTCCCGAAGGCGGTAAAATTGGAATGCGTGCCAGGAAAGCCGATTCCATGATAGAAGTAGAGGTCTGGGATACGGGAGTCGGTATTGCGCATGAAAACATGGAGAAAATCTTTGAAGGGTTTTTTCGTGTCGATACGCCCTATTCACGGGTAACCGAGGGAACCGGGCTCGGGTTACCGCTCTCAAAAAATCTGGTTGAGCTGCACGGCGGGAAGCTTTCTGTAAAATCTGCGGGGCTGGATAAAGGCACATTGGTCCGGTTTACGTTGCCAGTTGTATCAAAGATGGCGGTGTGA
- a CDS encoding response regulator, whose translation MKKKALIIDDNKNNLLLEKDLLEVAGFEVYEAEDAAGGIAIARKEKPDIIIMDVRLPDMRGSEAARILRQEREIDHIPIVFVTASVMEEGREEINDIANSGFIGKPIDTRTFAKEISQFIR comes from the coding sequence ATGAAAAAGAAAGCATTAATTATCGATGACAACAAAAACAATCTTTTGCTGGAAAAAGACCTTCTCGAGGTCGCCGGCTTTGAAGTATATGAAGCTGAAGACGCTGCCGGCGGAATTGCCATTGCCAGAAAAGAAAAACCCGATATTATAATTATGGATGTGAGGCTTCCCGATATGCGCGGTTCCGAAGCCGCCAGGATATTACGTCAGGAGAGAGAGATAGACCATATTCCCATTGTTTTTGTGACTGCTTCGGTCATGGAAGAAGGCAGAGAAGAGATAAATGATATTGCTAATAGCGGATTCATAGGCAAGCCTATAGATACGCGTACTTTTGCGAAAGAAATAAGTCAATTTATCAGGTGA
- a CDS encoding response regulator, whose product MRKKALIVDDNENNLLLEKDLLEVAGFEVYEAEDAAGGIAIARKEKPDIIIMDVRLPDMRGSEAARILRQDKETGDIPIVFVTASVMEEGREELKDISNSGFIGKPINTRTFAKEISQFIK is encoded by the coding sequence ATGAGAAAGAAAGCATTAATTGTCGATGATAACGAAAACAATCTTTTGCTGGAAAAAGACCTTCTGGAGGTCGCCGGCTTTGAAGTATATGAAGCTGAAGACGCTGCAGGCGGAATTGCCATTGCAAGAAAAGAAAAACCGGATATTATAATTATGGATGTGAGGCTTCCCGATATGCGCGGTTCTGAAGCAGCCAGGATATTACGTCAGGATAAAGAGACAGGCGATATTCCCATTGTTTTTGTGACCGCTTCGGTTATGGAAGAAGGCAGAGAAGAGTTGAAAGACATCTCTAATTCCGGATTTATAGGCAAGCCTATAAATACACGCACTTTTGCAAAAGAAATAAGTCAATTTATTAAGTGA
- a CDS encoding two-component system response regulator, which translates to MKDKPVLLIVDDQIQNIELLEAYLLPQGYEIVEASNGAEALEKLSGNRIDLVLLDVMMPGMDGFEVTRRVREDTTLGLLPIILVTALRETEDRVKGIEAGCDDFISKPVEKTELLARVRSLLKVKAYNDLMNNYRKELESEVARRTEELKHALETIKIASLDTIYRLSMASEYKDENTGEHIRRMSHYCAAIARRMGMDESNVETILYATPMHDLGKLGIPDQILLKPGKLEPAEWNIMKQHTIIGAQILKGSDAAFIRLGETIAQNHHEKWDGSGYPNGLKGTEIPIAGRITAVADVFDAMISRRPYKKPFPVETSLEFIREGRGSHFDPEVVDAFFAVKDEILAI; encoded by the coding sequence ATGAAAGACAAACCGGTACTATTAATCGTTGATGACCAGATTCAGAACATTGAACTTCTCGAAGCATATCTTCTCCCGCAGGGTTATGAAATTGTAGAAGCATCAAACGGCGCGGAAGCATTGGAAAAACTTTCCGGCAATCGGATTGATCTGGTTCTGCTCGATGTAATGATGCCCGGCATGGATGGTTTTGAAGTTACCCGGAGAGTCAGGGAGGATACTACTCTGGGACTGCTTCCGATAATTCTGGTTACCGCATTGCGGGAGACTGAAGATCGTGTAAAGGGAATTGAAGCCGGTTGTGATGATTTTATTTCCAAGCCTGTTGAAAAGACTGAGCTTCTGGCCAGGGTCCGGTCTCTGTTAAAGGTCAAAGCCTACAACGACTTGATGAATAATTACCGGAAAGAGCTGGAATCTGAAGTGGCCAGAAGGACTGAGGAGCTGAAGCATGCCCTGGAAACAATTAAAATTGCTTCTCTGGACACGATTTACCGGCTCTCCATGGCCTCGGAATATAAGGACGAGAACACCGGCGAGCATATCAGACGCATGAGCCATTATTGCGCTGCCATTGCCCGCCGCATGGGGATGGACGAAAGTAATGTTGAAACTATTCTTTATGCAACACCCATGCATGACCTGGGTAAGCTGGGCATACCGGACCAGATACTGTTGAAACCGGGCAAACTTGAACCGGCTGAGTGGAATATTATGAAACAGCATACGATAATCGGCGCCCAGATCCTCAAGGGCTCTGATGCTGCATTTATTCGTTTAGGAGAGACTATAGCCCAGAACCATCATGAGAAGTGGGATGGAAGCGGATATCCAAATGGTCTGAAGGGCACAGAAATACCCATCGCCGGCCGCATTACGGCAGTTGCAGATGTATTCGATGCCATGATCTCCAGACGGCCCTATAAGAAACCATTCCCCGTGGAAACGTCACTGGAATTTATCCGGGAAGGTCGGGGGAGCCACTTTGATCCGGAGGTAGTGGATGCTTTCTTTGCCGTTAAGGATGAGATTCTCGCAATATAA
- a CDS encoding GlsB/YeaQ/YmgE family stress response membrane protein yields MDITSLIIFLVIGAIAGWLAGIIMKSGGFGLVGNIIIGVIGAIIGGYIFNFLRISTSGFIGSTITALIGAVILLFIIKLIKK; encoded by the coding sequence ATGGACATTACATCTTTGATAATTTTTTTGGTGATTGGAGCAATAGCCGGATGGCTTGCCGGAATAATCATGAAAAGCGGCGGATTCGGCCTTGTGGGAAACATTATCATAGGAGTCATTGGAGCGATTATCGGCGGTTATATATTTAATTTCCTCCGGATATCAACCAGCGGCTTTATAGGTTCTACTATAACCGCTCTCATTGGAGCTGTTATCCTATTATTTATAATTAAGCTCATAAAAAAATAA
- a CDS encoding phosphoribosylformylglycinamidine cyclo-ligase yields MGLTYRDSGVDVEGGNAFVKKIAPLVKETFSSRVITDIGGFGALFRGSFPEMKDPVLVSGTDGVGTKLQIAQKMNVHDTIGIDAVAMCVNDIVVSGAMPLFFLDYISCGRLNESVLVDVIRGIAEGCKLAGCSLVGGETAEHPNIMNSDEYDIAGFAVGVVDREKIINGSRIKAGDKIIGLPSSGIHSNGYSMVRKLFLEMMGYDLNTKFPELSDTLGRVLLRPTKIYVKSILNALGKGCDIKGLVHITGGGFYENIPRILPESAAVSIEKSAFVIPDIFSLLQRDGKVEDREMFTTFNMGIGMMAFVPREEESSVVEALKESGEEPVVIGEVIPFAKEKVIIK; encoded by the coding sequence ATGGGCTTGACATACAGGGATTCCGGTGTTGATGTGGAAGGCGGGAACGCCTTCGTAAAAAAAATAGCACCACTGGTTAAAGAGACGTTTTCATCGCGGGTGATCACGGATATCGGGGGATTTGGCGCTCTTTTCAGAGGTTCCTTCCCGGAAATGAAGGACCCGGTCCTGGTGTCGGGAACCGACGGTGTGGGGACGAAACTCCAGATTGCCCAGAAAATGAATGTGCATGACACTATCGGCATTGATGCCGTGGCCATGTGCGTCAATGATATCGTAGTTTCCGGTGCCATGCCTCTATTTTTTCTCGATTATATCTCCTGCGGCCGATTGAACGAATCGGTCCTTGTCGATGTGATCAGGGGGATCGCCGAGGGATGCAAACTGGCAGGATGCAGTCTTGTGGGGGGAGAAACGGCGGAGCATCCCAACATTATGAACTCCGACGAATATGACATAGCCGGCTTCGCCGTGGGCGTCGTAGATCGTGAAAAGATCATCAACGGTTCACGGATCAAAGCGGGCGATAAAATTATTGGCCTTCCTTCCTCGGGCATCCATTCCAACGGCTATTCCATGGTGCGCAAACTTTTCCTGGAGATGATGGGATATGACCTTAACACGAAATTTCCTGAACTGTCCGATACCCTGGGCAGGGTACTGCTCAGGCCGACGAAGATATATGTGAAAAGCATACTCAATGCCCTGGGAAAAGGCTGTGACATTAAAGGCCTGGTGCATATCACTGGCGGCGGATTTTATGAAAACATACCGAGAATACTGCCCGAATCAGCGGCCGTATCCATAGAAAAATCGGCTTTTGTCATTCCTGATATTTTCTCCCTGCTTCAGAGGGACGGAAAAGTTGAGGACCGGGAAATGTTTACGACTTTCAATATGGGTATCGGCATGATGGCCTTTGTTCCGCGGGAAGAGGAATCATCTGTTGTGGAAGCGCTGAAAGAATCGGGAGAGGAACCCGTTGTTATAGGAGAAGTGATCCCCTTCGCTAAAGAAAAGGTAATCATCAAATAG
- a CDS encoding MBL fold metallo-hydrolase, which translates to MGAAKITLLGTNGWYDTDTGNTISILVQGGGNTVVFDAGNGIHKLDRHLDGVKEVYCFLSHFHLDHIMGLHVLPKFFSLERFTVIGQAGTRDILKSFQSSPFTVPPSKLPFEFSILEAPRELPRLPFSMETLSLLHSDATIGARIEICGKIIAYCPDTGYCENAVTLARDADMLLAECAYPPGFTRKEWPHLNPETAARIALEAGAKKLVLVHFDAHNYRDRQSRLEAQAVARTIFPETVAGMDDMEFTV; encoded by the coding sequence ATGGGCGCAGCGAAGATTACACTCCTGGGAACTAACGGCTGGTATGATACGGACACGGGTAACACCATTTCAATACTGGTTCAGGGTGGCGGAAATACCGTGGTCTTCGATGCGGGAAACGGCATCCACAAGCTGGACCGGCATCTCGATGGCGTAAAAGAGGTTTACTGCTTCCTCAGTCATTTCCATCTCGATCATATTATGGGACTCCACGTTCTGCCGAAATTTTTCAGTCTTGAGCGTTTTACCGTTATTGGCCAGGCCGGTACGCGCGATATCCTGAAATCATTCCAAAGCTCTCCATTCACTGTGCCGCCATCTAAACTTCCTTTTGAATTTTCCATTCTGGAGGCTCCCCGCGAACTCCCAAGGCTTCCTTTTTCCATGGAAACATTGTCCCTGCTTCATTCCGATGCGACAATCGGCGCACGGATTGAAATCTGTGGAAAAATAATAGCCTACTGCCCTGATACGGGTTACTGTGAAAATGCCGTTACCCTGGCGCGTGACGCCGATATGCTCCTGGCGGAATGTGCCTACCCGCCCGGTTTTACCCGCAAGGAATGGCCCCACCTGAATCCCGAAACAGCGGCCCGGATAGCTCTCGAGGCCGGCGCAAAAAAACTTGTGCTGGTCCATTTCGATGCCCACAATTATCGGGACCGGCAAAGCCGCCTTGAGGCCCAGGCTGTAGCGCGGACGATATTTCCCGAAACAGTTGCCGGCATGGATGACATGGAGTTTACGGTTTAA
- a CDS encoding rhomboid family intramembrane serine protease — MRDVQSFQHRRTSSMDTAIFTYGTIAVTAIISIMAFRIPSMAEDNIFSTYYILEKHEYFRMISSMFLHADWGHLLLNMFSFYSFSLSIEMVYGFKTAALIYLVSGLGGGLLSLILNRKNMQYRALGASGAVSGIIFSSVFLIPGGSVLVFPLPIPIPSWAFAMLFVLTSIYGLGRMSDNIGHDAHLGGALTGILLCVLLYPDIISRQYILLAGIVTPTILFFLLKDKIEKIIRR; from the coding sequence ATGAGAGATGTACAATCCTTTCAACACCGGAGAACCAGCTCAATGGATACAGCAATTTTTACTTATGGAACGATCGCCGTAACAGCAATAATTTCTATCATGGCTTTCAGGATTCCGTCAATGGCAGAGGATAATATATTTTCAACTTATTATATATTAGAAAAACACGAGTATTTCAGGATGATAAGCTCGATGTTTCTGCATGCGGACTGGGGTCACCTGCTGCTCAACATGTTCAGCTTCTACTCTTTTAGTCTCAGCATTGAAATGGTGTATGGATTCAAAACAGCGGCGCTCATTTATTTGGTGAGCGGACTTGGCGGAGGATTGCTCTCATTGATACTTAACAGAAAAAATATGCAGTATCGTGCCCTTGGAGCGTCAGGTGCCGTAAGCGGAATCATATTTTCATCAGTATTTCTAATCCCCGGCGGATCAGTGCTTGTTTTTCCACTGCCCATCCCTATTCCATCGTGGGCCTTTGCCATGCTCTTCGTTCTTACGTCAATCTATGGATTGGGAAGAATGTCGGATAATATCGGTCATGATGCTCACCTGGGAGGAGCTCTGACCGGCATACTCCTATGTGTACTGCTCTATCCGGATATTATAAGCAGGCAGTATATTTTATTAGCGGGGATAGTCACACCCACAATTCTCTTTTTTCTGCTTAAAGATAAAATTGAAAAAATCATACGCAGGTAA
- a CDS encoding HAD family phosphatase, which yields MIKYILWDNDGVLVDTEKYYYRAIREVMRDCGVTITEEQYRQNLLVHSRGLWHLLEDRGYSGEEISGFRKRRDFLYLKYIETEDIAVPGAAEALEVLQGRYKMSIVTSSQRGHFEAIHRRTGFLRYMEFALTKGDYAKSKPDPAPYLTALRKMNAPANETVVIEDSLRGLESAVGAGLRCIVIPTALTATQDFSRATMVLDSVNKVGEAIKEIQAVLESGGSV from the coding sequence ATGATTAAATATATTCTATGGGACAACGATGGTGTTCTGGTCGATACGGAAAAGTATTATTACCGGGCGATACGGGAGGTGATGCGTGATTGTGGTGTCACCATCACCGAAGAGCAATACCGGCAAAACCTGCTCGTCCATTCCCGGGGTCTCTGGCACCTCCTGGAAGACCGGGGCTATTCCGGTGAGGAGATCAGCGGCTTCAGGAAAAGAAGGGACTTCCTGTACCTGAAGTATATCGAGACAGAGGATATCGCCGTGCCAGGGGCTGCCGAGGCGCTGGAGGTATTGCAGGGCCGATACAAAATGTCTATCGTGACCAGTTCCCAGAGAGGTCACTTCGAGGCCATTCATCGTCGTACGGGATTCCTGCGGTATATGGAATTCGCCCTGACCAAGGGTGATTATGCAAAAAGCAAGCCGGACCCGGCGCCGTACCTGACGGCCCTAAGAAAGATGAATGCTCCTGCCAATGAGACGGTTGTGATAGAGGATTCCCTGCGCGGTCTCGAATCGGCCGTGGGTGCCGGTCTGCGGTGCATCGTTATTCCCACGGCCCTTACAGCGACCCAGGACTTTTCACGGGCTACGATGGTCCTGGATTCCGTCAATAAGGTCGGGGAAGCCATTAAAGAAATCCAGGCTGTACTTGAGTCAGGAGGATCTGTCTGA
- a CDS encoding DUF454 domain-containing protein encodes MNRIKVHKTLFVIVGLLCLALGLIGVVLPVLPTTPFVLLAAALFIRSSDSLHRRLLASPLFGKYISDFSEKKGMTMRGKIYAISLMWTMIGLSIVYIDSFPWRVLLVLLGCVGTAAMGLIVRTVSREGGATRDENKDPE; translated from the coding sequence ATGAATCGAATTAAGGTCCATAAAACACTGTTCGTTATAGTTGGATTATTGTGCCTTGCCCTGGGACTCATCGGTGTTGTGCTTCCTGTTCTTCCCACCACACCTTTTGTGCTCCTGGCAGCGGCTCTTTTCATCCGGAGCTCCGACAGTCTCCATCGCCGCCTTCTGGCCAGCCCGCTCTTCGGGAAATACATCTCGGACTTCAGTGAAAAAAAAGGAATGACCATGAGGGGGAAGATATACGCCATATCTCTCATGTGGACCATGATAGGTCTTTCTATTGTGTACATTGATTCTTTCCCCTGGCGGGTGCTGCTGGTGCTCCTGGGATGCGTGGGCACGGCTGCCATGGGACTTATAGTGCGTACAGTTTCCCGGGAAGGAGGAGCGACCCGGGATGAAAATAAAGACCCGGAGTGA
- the purE gene encoding 5-(carboxyamino)imidazole ribonucleotide mutase, translating into MSDVGIILGSDSDLPKVRECFDILDEFGIPFEILVSSAHRTPEKTRQWVSTARDRGLKVIIAVAGGAAHLPGVVASHTTLPVIGVPIETNIAGGLDSILSILQMPGGIPVATMPAGKAGGINAALFAVNILSLLDKKYAAKLDEYRKNVAEKINARNEKLNTMGYKEYISSLEAKK; encoded by the coding sequence ATGAGCGATGTAGGTATCATTCTGGGAAGCGATTCCGACCTTCCTAAAGTCAGGGAATGCTTCGACATACTGGATGAATTCGGCATACCCTTTGAAATACTTGTTTCTTCGGCACACAGAACACCGGAAAAGACCCGCCAGTGGGTCAGTACTGCCCGGGACCGGGGTTTAAAGGTGATCATCGCCGTGGCAGGCGGGGCCGCCCACCTTCCCGGGGTCGTGGCGAGCCATACGACGCTGCCCGTCATCGGAGTTCCCATCGAGACAAATATTGCCGGGGGGCTCGATTCCATTCTCTCCATTCTCCAGATGCCCGGGGGAATCCCCGTGGCAACCATGCCTGCCGGTAAAGCGGGAGGAATCAATGCAGCACTCTTTGCCGTGAATATACTGTCACTCCTGGATAAAAAATATGCCGCTAAACTTGACGAATACCGGAAGAATGTGGCGGAAAAAATAAACGCGCGCAATGAGAAGCTGAATACGATGGGTTATAAAGAATATATATCTTCGCTTGAGGCAAAAAAATGA
- the guaA gene encoding GMP synthase (glutamine-hydrolyzing) (contains glutamine-hydrolyzing domain and glutamine amidotransferase; GMP-binding domain; functions to produce GMP from XMP in the IMP pathway), producing MIEHAINLPLERIIILDFGSQYTQLIARRIREMNVYAEIVPFYHAFEDIKKEKPAGIILSGGPSSIYAKGAPRISGDIFNLGVPVLGICYGLNVVVDAFNGKIEGAHSREYGPATIVMSEKSPFFKGLKKKEKVWMSHGDKVTAPPKGFKVLASSENAEIAAIANEDRRIYGVQFHPEVHHTENGNKVLHNFIFAVCKVKPTWTMDNFIESSVEAIRKEVGDGTVLLGLSGGVDSSVTAVLLQKAIGDRLYCVFVDNGVLRKNEAKQVVDRFKKHMKLNLIHVDASKRFIDKLKKVEDPEKKRRIIGREFIKVFMEEAKKIGRFDFLAQGTLYPDVIESVSTKGPSDTIKSHHNRVPEVLKLIKSGKVIEPLKELFKDEVRELGIHLGMQEELIHRHPFPGPGLAIRIIGEVTPERIRILQEADDIVIAEVKNAGIYRELWQIFAVFLPVRSVGVMGDQRTYENVIAIRGVTSVDAMTADWAYLPEDMLRKISNRIINEVKGINRVVFDISSKPPSTIEWE from the coding sequence ATGATCGAACACGCCATAAATTTACCCCTGGAAAGGATTATCATCCTTGATTTCGGATCACAATATACGCAGCTCATAGCCCGCCGCATCCGGGAGATGAACGTCTATGCTGAGATCGTTCCTTTTTATCACGCCTTTGAAGACATCAAAAAGGAAAAACCGGCGGGAATAATCCTTTCGGGAGGGCCTTCTTCAATATATGCCAAGGGCGCTCCCCGGATCAGCGGCGATATCTTCAATCTGGGTGTCCCTGTCCTGGGCATCTGCTATGGCCTGAACGTTGTTGTTGATGCATTCAACGGGAAAATCGAGGGGGCCCATTCACGGGAATACGGTCCTGCCACGATTGTCATGTCGGAAAAGTCTCCCTTTTTTAAGGGACTGAAAAAGAAGGAGAAGGTGTGGATGAGCCATGGCGACAAGGTTACTGCACCGCCGAAAGGGTTTAAAGTTCTGGCCTCGTCGGAGAATGCCGAGATTGCAGCCATCGCAAATGAGGATAGAAGGATCTACGGTGTCCAGTTTCATCCCGAGGTTCATCATACGGAAAACGGCAATAAAGTTCTGCATAACTTTATTTTCGCTGTTTGCAAGGTGAAACCGACCTGGACCATGGACAATTTCATTGAGTCGTCGGTAGAAGCCATCCGGAAGGAAGTGGGGGACGGCACGGTCCTCCTGGGCCTCTCGGGAGGAGTGGATTCCTCCGTGACAGCCGTTTTGCTCCAGAAGGCTATCGGCGATCGTTTGTATTGCGTTTTCGTGGACAACGGTGTTTTGCGTAAAAACGAGGCGAAACAGGTCGTAGACCGCTTTAAAAAACACATGAAGCTGAACCTTATTCATGTCGACGCATCAAAGCGCTTTATTGATAAACTGAAAAAGGTGGAAGATCCTGAGAAAAAGCGGCGTATCATCGGAAGAGAATTCATAAAGGTCTTTATGGAAGAGGCGAAAAAAATAGGCCGATTCGATTTCCTGGCCCAGGGGACCCTCTATCCCGATGTCATAGAATCGGTTTCCACCAAGGGGCCGTCGGATACCATCAAGAGTCATCATAACCGGGTGCCCGAGGTTCTCAAACTCATTAAATCGGGAAAAGTTATTGAGCCGCTGAAAGAGCTCTTCAAGGACGAGGTGCGTGAACTGGGCATACATCTGGGAATGCAGGAGGAGCTCATCCACCGCCACCCCTTCCCCGGACCGGGCCTGGCCATTCGCATTATCGGTGAGGTGACGCCGGAGCGGATCAGGATTCTCCAGGAGGCCGATGATATCGTTATAGCCGAGGTTAAAAACGCCGGGATTTACCGGGAACTGTGGCAGATATTCGCTGTGTTCCTTCCCGTTCGTTCCGTGGGGGTAATGGGAGACCAGCGCACCTATGAGAATGTCATAGCCATAAGGGGAGTTACCTCCGTGGATGCCATGACCGCTGACTGGGCTTATCTGCCCGAAGACATGCTGAGAAAAATATCCAACCGCATTATAAACGAGGTGAAGGGGATAAATCGTGTTGTTTTCGATATTTCATCGAAACCGCCCTCAACGATCGAATGGGAATAG
- a CDS encoding mannose-1-phosphate guanylyltransferase, translating into MKVIPVIMAGGAGTRLWPLSNEEKPKQYHNLSGKGSLLEETVKRLKPLSPEQCVVVTAKKYEDISLEEIHKAGLPGTILAEPRPRNTAAAVLYAAIYLDRLYPDDSIMIVLPADHYIKNRVRFGEILSMAVTEASKGKMVTIGIKPTYPETGYGYIKAVKDASGEIMDVDRFVEKPDFKTAKKYVESGHYYWNSGIFAWKTSAIIQAFRDFLPDIMQAFEPLHSLSADKIKSSSAEIWEHKKKVFDAVQSVSVDKGIMERAKNRVVIPGDFGWADLGSWKAIDDILDGDARGNRTPVAENAIFVDSQDCSVFTDESRVAIVGLSNIVVVQSGSDILVMNKDAAQDVRKVVDIVREKKD; encoded by the coding sequence ATGAAAGTAATACCCGTTATCATGGCCGGCGGCGCCGGAACCAGGCTCTGGCCCCTCAGCAATGAAGAAAAACCGAAGCAGTACCACAATCTTTCCGGCAAGGGCTCCCTTCTCGAAGAAACGGTCAAACGGCTGAAACCCCTCTCGCCTGAACAGTGTGTTGTTGTAACGGCAAAAAAATACGAGGATATATCCCTGGAGGAAATACACAAGGCCGGACTTCCGGGGACCATCCTGGCCGAACCGCGGCCCCGCAATACGGCAGCGGCCGTTCTCTATGCCGCCATTTATCTTGACAGGCTTTATCCCGATGACTCCATAATGATCGTTCTCCCCGCTGATCATTATATAAAAAACCGGGTCCGTTTCGGCGAGATCCTTTCCATGGCCGTGACCGAGGCTTCGAAGGGAAAGATGGTTACCATCGGCATCAAGCCCACGTACCCTGAAACGGGTTACGGCTACATCAAGGCTGTGAAAGACGCATCGGGCGAGATCATGGACGTTGACCGTTTCGTGGAAAAACCCGACTTTAAAACGGCAAAGAAATATGTTGAATCGGGCCACTACTACTGGAATAGTGGCATTTTCGCCTGGAAAACATCGGCGATCATCCAAGCCTTCCGGGACTTCCTCCCCGATATCATGCAGGCCTTTGAACCTTTACACAGCCTCTCGGCAGATAAAATCAAATCCTCATCGGCGGAGATCTGGGAGCACAAAAAAAAGGTTTTTGATGCCGTCCAATCCGTTTCGGTCGACAAGGGAATCATGGAGCGGGCGAAAAACCGTGTGGTCATTCCCGGCGATTTCGGCTGGGCCGACCTGGGAAGCTGGAAAGCCATTGATGACATCCTTGACGGCGACGCCAGGGGCAACCGCACTCCCGTTGCTGAAAACGCCATCTTCGTCGACTCACAGGACTGTTCCGTTTTCACCGATGAAAGCCGTGTGGCCATTGTGGGGCTTTCGAACATTGTGGTTGTTCAGTCGGGCAGCGACATCCTTGTCATGAACAAGGATGCGGCCCAGGATGTGCGGAAGGTTGTTGATATCGTGCGCGAGAAAAAGGACTGA